A genomic stretch from Limanda limanda chromosome 11, fLimLim1.1, whole genome shotgun sequence includes:
- the preb gene encoding prolactin regulatory element-binding protein codes for MGRKKVPDVYRAPFPLYSIKVDPKTGLVITAGGGGASKTGIKNAVQFLDLELVGEHQYSASLLHSHDTDTRATMNMAVGDGVIAAGQDGTCCLMRFQHCAKTEGGKAAAKDAGNSVQQGNARRRAGKGDKGGKDGAAASGETSDMKDETAQISVTGLAEVQSDLNPQDPLQKVVSFSSDLSLLLTGGTDGHIRVWEFPSLKKKFDFKAHEGEIEDLDMSPGKKHLVTVGRDFACSVWSGNQLAMNLKWHETLPQMAEKTYRYMACRFGKVEDQKDALRLYTVQIPHKRDRRPPPCYLTKWDGKSFLPMMTAPCGNEVISCLAVSDSGTFLGLGTVTGSVAIYIAFSLQKLYYVQESHGIVVTGLAFLPDSMKGKNIIGNNETAMLSVAVDSRCQVHAVPNRRSFPIWLVLLCCGLMVVGVILLLQYLFPGFM; via the exons ATGGGGAGGAAGAAGGTCCCAGATGTGTACAGAGCCCCTTTTCCCTTATACTCCATTAAAGTTGACCCCAAAACCGGGCTGGTGatcacagcaggaggaggaggtgcctCCAAAACGGGCATAAAGAATGCGGTG CAATTTCTGGATCTGGAGCTGGTGGGAGAACACCAGTACAGTGCCAGCCTCCTTCACTCTCATGACACCGACACACGAGCCACCATGAACATGGCCGTAGGGGATGGTGTAATTGCTGCAGGACAGGATGGGACCTGCTGCCTGATGAGGTTTCAACACTGCGCAAAGACCGAAGGAGGCAAAGCTGCTGCCAAAGATG CAGGGAACAGTGTGCAGCAGGGTAATGCCAGGCGGCGAGCTGGGAAAGGAGACAAAGGTGGAAAGGATGGAGCCGCAGCTTCTGGAGAAACGTCTGATATGAAGGATGAGACAGCTCAAATCTCTGTGACTGGTTTGGCTGAAGTCCAGTCCGACCTGAACCCTCAGGACCCGCTCCAGAAGGTGGTCAGCTTCAGTTCTGACCTGAGCCTCCTGCTGACAGGAGGCACAGACGGGCACATACGAGTCTGGGAG TTTCCATCACTGAAGAAGAAGTTTGACTTCAAAGCACACGAAGGGGAGATCGAAGACTTGGATATGAGTCCTGGGAAAAAG CACCTGGTGACTGTTGGCAGGGACTTTGCCTGCAGTGTATGGAGCGGCAACCAATTGGCGATGAATCTGAAATGGCATGAAACCCTTCCTCAAATGGCTGAGAAGACTTATCGATATATGGCTTGCAG GTTTGGAAAGGTAGAGGACCAGAAAGATGCCCTGAGGCTTTACACAGTGCAGATCCCCCATAAAAGAGACAGAAGACCACCTCCCTGCTACCTCACCAAGTGGGACGGCAAGAGCTTCCTGCCCATGATGACGGCTCCATGTGGCAATGAAGTCATCTCCTGTCTGGCTGTCAG CGACTCTGGAACATTCCTTGGCCTTGGAACTGTAACAGGATCAGTAGCAATCTACATTGCTTTCTCCCTTCAG aAGCTGTATTACGTACAGGAGTCCCATGGCATCGTTGTGACAGGCCTGGCCTTCCTGCCCGACTCAATGAAGGGCAAAAATATCATAGGGAATAACGAAACGGCTATGCTGAGTGTAGCTGTGGACAGCCGCTGTCAAGTACATGCTGTCCCCAACCGAA GGTCTTTTCCTATCTGGCTGGTGCTGCTCTGCTGTGGCTTGATGGTTGTGGGAGTCATCCTCCTCCTACAGTACCTCTTTCCAGGAtttatgtaa